A genomic stretch from Vulpes lagopus strain Blue_001 chromosome 11, ASM1834538v1, whole genome shotgun sequence includes:
- the KCNJ10 gene encoding ATP-sensitive inward rectifier potassium channel 10 isoform X2 has translation MTSVAKVYYSQTTQTESRPLVGPGVRRRRVLTKDGRSNVRMEHIADKRFLYLKDLWTTFIDMQWRYKLLLFSATFAGTWFLFGVVWYLVAVAHGDLLELGPPANHTPCVVQVHTLTGAFLFSLESQTTIGYGFRYISEECPLAIVLLIAQLVLTTILEIFITGTFLAKIARPKKRAETIRFSQHAVVAAHNGKPCLMIRVANMRKSLLIGCQVTGKLLQTHQTKEGENIRLNQVNVTFQVDTASDSPFLILPLTFYHVVDETSPLKDLPLRSGEGDFELVLILSGTVESTSATCQVRTSYLPEEILWGYEFTPAISLSASGKYIADFSLFDQVVKVASPGGLRDSAVRYGDPEKLKLEESLREQAEKEGSALSVRISNV, from the coding sequence ATGACATCTGTCGCCAAAGTGTACTACAGCCAGACCACTCAGACGGAGAGTCGGCCCCTCGTGGGCCCAGGGGTCCGGCGGCGCCGGGTCCTGACCAAGGACGGCCGCAGCAACGTGAGGATGGAGCACATCGCCGACAAGCGCTTCCTCTACCTCAAGGACCTGTGGACCACCTTCATCGACATGCAGTGGCGCTACAAGCTGCTGCTCTTCTCGGCGACCTTTGCAGGCACCTGGTTCCTCTTCGGCGTGGTGTGGTATCTGGTGGCTGTGGCCCACGGGGACCTGCTGGAGCTCGGCCCCCCGGCCAACCACACCCCCTGCGTGGTCCAGGTGCACACGCTCACCGGggccttcctcttctccctcgaGTCGCAGACCACCATCGGCTACGGCTTCCGCTACATCAGTGAGGAGTGCCCGCTGGCCATCGTGCTTCTGATTGCCCAGCTGGTGCTCACCACCATCCTGGAAATCTTCATCACGGGGACCTTCCTGGCAAAGATCGCCCGGCCCAAGAAGCGGGCGGAGACCATCCGGTTCAGCCAGCACGCGGTCGTCGCGGCCCACAACGGGAAGCCCTGCCTCATGATCCGAGTCGCCAACATGCGGAAGAGCCTCCTCATCGGCTGCCAGGTGACGGGCAAGCTGCTTCAGACCCACCAGACCAAAGAGGGCGAGAACATCCGGCTCAACCAGGTCAACGTGACTTTCCAGGTCGACACGGCCTCGGACAGCCCTTTCCTCATTCTGCCCCTGACCTTCTACCACGTGGTAGATGAGACCAGTCCCTTGAAAGACCTCCCCCTGCGCAGTGGCGAGGGTGACTTCGAGCTGGTGCTGATCCTCAGTGGGACGGTGGAGTCCACCAGTGCCACCTGCCAGGTGCGCACGTCCTACCTGCCGGAGGAGATCCTCTGGGGCTACGAGTTCACCCCGGCCATCTCGCTGTCCGCCAGCGGCAAATACATCGCTGACTTCAGCCTTTTTGACCAGGTGGTGAAAGTGGCCTCCCCCGGCGGCCTCC